Below is a window of Populus trichocarpa isolate Nisqually-1 chromosome 3, P.trichocarpa_v4.1, whole genome shotgun sequence DNA.
CTCGACACGAGGCagcatgaaaagaaaagagcacGCAGAAATAAGAGAAGGCAAACGCAGAAATGACGAATACCTTCATTCTGAAATGTCGAACTCTttcaacaaccaaaaaaatgtCGAACTCGAAAccataaaaacacattaaataagaaatatttttaactgTTTTACTGAAGGATAGCAGTGCCACAAATCACAAACATAACAGCTGCGAAGCAAGAAGGGGAGGGTTGGTGGCCAGACCCTCACGGTCCTTCTCGATTGCTGGTTGGTAATTACTTATTCGTAATCTTCAttgtcttcttcatcatctacACCTTCAGCACCAACTTCCTCGTAATCCTTCTCAAGGGCAGCCAAATCTTCACGAGCTTCTGAGAATTCCCCCTCTTCCATGCCTTCACCAACATACCAGTGAACAAATGCCCTCTTGGAGTACATGAGATCAAATTTGTGGTCAATGCGAGAGAACACCTCAGCCACAGCTGTGTTGTTGCTGATCATGCAAACAGCACGCTGAACCTTGGCGAGATCACCCCCAGGTACTACAGTAGGTGGCTGATAGTTAATACCACATTTGAAGCCAGTTGGACACCTGTGGATTACAAGTAAAACCACATTTCAGATTAGTGATAAGTCGACCAATGGGAGAATGCCAGTTTAATGTTTCAAACTATCAAagcatcaagaaaacaaaaactgagAAGTGGAAAATTCGAGATTATCAGTGAAAATAATGTCaagaattgttttcaattatagAAACAGTTTCCCAAAAATGAGATGAACTAGTGATGCTCACGTATTTTAAACATGACCTTTCCTTAGTTTTCagctgtttgttttttcttaccaGTCAACAAACTGAACAGTCCTTTTGGTTTTGATAGTGGCCACAGCAGCATTGACATCCTTTGGAACAACATCTCCTCGGTACATCAAACAGCAGGCCATGTATTTCCCATGCCTAGGATCACACTTAGCCATCATGCTTGCAGGCTCAAAGACAGCATTAGTGATCTCTGGAACTGACAACTGCTCATGGTATGCCTTTTCGGCTGATATGACAGGGGCATATGAAGAAAGCATGAAATGGATACGGGGATAAGGAACAAGGTTGGTCTGGAACTCTGTAATGTCTACGTTTATGGCTCCATCAAACCTCAACGAAGTTGTCAAGGATGATATGATTTGAGATATCAATCGGTTCAAATTTGTGTATGTGGGTCTTTCAATATCCAAGGATCTTCGGCAAATGTCATATATAGCTTCATTATCCAAAAGCACTGTCACGTCTGTGTGCTCAAGAAGGGCATGAGTAGAGAGTACACTGTTGTAAGGCTCCACGACTGCCGTTGAAACCTGCAACCAAAGAGAAACCCGTCAAAACTGAGTTCCCTAAGAGCAACTTGTTTTGCCTACCTGAATTCAAATTTGTAATTGTTCTAACACTTGCACACTTACAATGAAGGCAACATATTAATTGACCACAAAAAAGTCCTCGACGTGAGAAATAGCAAAAGGGTGTTGCACGCACTATGGGATAACACCCAtgatatttaagttattttggcCATAAATTATATGATGCCCTTGAAATATGAACAAGCAGCCATTATTAGAATCATTCTTCCTTCAGCATTGCCTCATAGTGTCCGGGAGCAAGGAAGCCAGGGTTTACATTATTTACAAGTACGTACCTGAGGAGAAGGATAAATGGTGAATCCAAGCTTTGACTTCTTTCCGTAATCAACAGACAAGCGTTCTAACAGCAAAGACCCCAAACCAGAACCTGTTCCACCGCCAACAGCACTAAACACTAAAAACCCTTGTAAGCCAGTGCAGTTATCAGCCAACTTCCTCACTCGATCAAGGCAGAGATCCACAATTTCCTTCCCAACTACAAACCACAACTACATCAGTTTAATCCAGCAACAATTTAAAAGGCAAAATAGTTAACTAGCAACAATTTCCTTTACCTGTATAGTGTCCTCTAGCAAAATTATTCGCAGCATCTTCTTTTCCAGAAATAAGTTGTTCAGGGTGGAAAAGTTGCCGATAAGTTCCAGTCCTAACTTCATCAATAACAGTTGGTTCCAAGTCAAGGAAAATAGCTCTAGGCACATGTTTTCCAGAACCAGTCTCACTGAAGAAAGTATTGAATGCATCGTGTGCAACACCCACTGAAGCGTCACTGCAAAAAGGCATCACCTTTTTTAGGTCAGCAACCGCACCATGAATCcaatccaaaaaacaaacagggcaaaaaaacacacaatatCATAACTACAACTTTGAATGTCAAAAGATTCACCGATTTAACAAAATACACTAGCTTTCAGTGAATCTCTCTTGAAATGCCAAATCATTACtgatcttggaaaaaaaattatggtttttctacAGTTGATATGTTCGAATAAcgtaaaatcaaaatcaatgaaGACCAAACAtgtaattattcttaaaaaagaagaagaagaagaagatgtttgATTTGGTGATTTCAACACTTAAAATTATACAAGAGTTTAAGAGCAAAACGATCTTGATCCCATCAAAACTCATGCTTCAATACATGAGTACAAAaagcaaacatatataaaaacaaaataccaataATCCTATCAACATAAACATACAAAAACAGTAAAAggtaaaagaaaacagaaacagTATAGAacagtaaagaaagaaagaaagaaccacTTGGCTGGTTGATCATCAAACACTAAAAAGCTTAAAACTTgatgaacaaaattgaaaacccaGAAAAATAAAGACACCTAGGCATCACTCCATCTGGCTGGATGCCATGTTCAAGACAGTAAAGCTCCCAACAAGCATTGCCTACTTGAATCCCTGCTTGCCCTATGTGTATGCTAATTATTTCTCTCATCTTCTTTCCTTCACTCTAAACActcaaattttctttctttctctctgttcAGACACACAAAAacgctctctctttctctttgtttcttcGACGTTGCTGTTATAGATcgaaaaaaatgaaaggcaggctgcaaatgatgaaaaaagatttttattagGTTAGTATCTCTATGCAGAGTTGCTTTTTTGGGTAAACTATACTTCGATCCCTATAGATTCCGAAACATTTCATTccgtttttaattgtttaaaattttaattagtccATTAGATGTCGTTTAATTACTGTTCGCATAAATGATTAAGatggtctttttttatatttcaaaataataaaaatttactttaaaattatttaaattatacttttaatcattataaatttaaaaatattttattcttcatcatacattgttataaaacaaaaaaactattgaaacaATCTGTTcatcatgttttgaaataataaaaatatcttatatataaatttattttatatttttgttttcctaaccaaatatatttatgttcttctgtATTTATAACATTTATTTGTCCTATTTGAAtctgattatatttttatgaaaacatgaataataattgattttgattacaAGATTTAAGATTAGACGAGagatgtcaaatgataaaagttaaattgtttttatttttattatgtgttaaatcatgataattcaacttgaatttaatgatttagttttaataaACATGACAATGTgttaaaaacactatttttaaataatcactaaaattaaaaaaattatatctttacTAAAAATCCATCATAagaatcaatattattttttcaggtcAAAATAAGATATTCTgatacataaaaagaaatttagaaagaaaacttgaaaaaatgaaaggaatatAAGGAAATAATGGATATTCCTCTGGTTTCCATTAACTATTATTTAATGGTTAGGGACTGAAGTAGACTTTTTTAGAAGCTAAAGTTAATGTCGGAGAATTTAAATGGGATGAAAgtgaaaatacttttaattcatagtaccaaaatatatttcttccactttccttttttgttattttatttttgaatcggGCAAGATGACTTGAAGTAGAAACaaatgaaatttgataaaatatttgaaatccgattaaagaaagaaaaaaagggggcCATGCCATTTGGCGCCAGCCTTACTCGGGACCCACTCCGACCTTGCCGGCCTACCCATGACGGCCCATCTGACCTAGAATTTTGTTGGGATTAAGGGACAAAAATGGGAGATAAGGGAAGTTTCTTAGGGTAATATTGGGCATGGGAGAAAAATGGAGGACCGTTTGGGAGGTGGGTGCGGTGTTCATTTCAAGAGATCATGAGCTTTTGTTTCACTTGCTGTTCATATGATCTTGTTTGTTGCTTCTGTTtgcttttaggtttttttatggttttcctCTTCTGTATCTTACTCCACAATGatttatcttgtattttaatCTTTGAATCTTCTACTACAAGAGTTGTTGTGTGGTATCCAACATCTCACAATCGAAAGAAAGTTGCTAGATTTCTAATTGCATTTTTTGaatcttataattttgtttttcggTTTTAATGTTTCCGGTATTTtccgacttttttttttacgataaaaatagatttttcataattgatttttgtattttgttagtatcatatgataaatataaaatataaaaatataaaataaatttgtttttataataacttttaagtgaatttttatactctcaaaataaaaagtatataaaattatatattttttatattcacaaTCTTCGTAATATTAAGACAATAATCaaacaataccaaatatatcgTTCATATCAGGATACTAATGAAATCTTGTATTTCTAATcccttttaacttttaaatttgaatataaaatataataaatcaatttattaaccAGCCTAACCTCAAAATCTTATACTCTTGgttattagtttttttgtaattaatatttcaatagaAAGTTTCAGTAAGAACAATGTAAGTCTGTGATGTATGTTAATTATCCAAACTACCATACCCCTAATCTTGATTCCTTTACGAGTAATTAGGTGATAGAATAAGTGAGAAATTAAAGGGATACATCATCAGCTGATGATAACAGCAACCACATTATCTCACAAGGTTAATGCAGCAGccatgatcatgatcatggtCACCTGCAAATCTGGAGATGAAGCTTCGAAATCAAGAGCTAGATTTGGTTTCTTGCTGGGGGTTGGACCAACAGAGCTGCTTTTATTAAAGATGTAACACATATAGTTACAAGTAGCAAAACAACATGCCGGCTAAATTACAAGGAAAAACACCCTTCTGCCTACATCTCTTTCAATGAATCTGATGAGTGTAAAGAGAAAAGGTTGTTCTTCTCCCCTCCCATTCATATCAGGAACGACAAAATCCCAAGAACAAAGAGTATACTATATGTTTAAATCTGCAGTTGTTTAAATCTGCAGATGGGAATTGATCACAATCAGAAATGGAAGAGCGACAGGGCATCTAAGTCCCAAGAATTTGCTGGCATTACAACAACCCTGTGTGTCCAAGTTTGTAGTAGACGAGGAAAATGACAGAACATGGACAGTTCATTTTATTTGTCCCCTCCTCTACATATCTCTCTGgtagtaaaattaataaacgagagcttctttcctttttcgCTGTCAAGTGATGGCAGACCACCCTAGATGTATTGCCTTTTCATTAAGCTTTTGCATGCAATTAGTTACCatcaatttgatatatatacGATGCAGACTTGATTTAAGGTGAATGGGGTCTTgggtaaatttattaatgaggtattttaaaatatttaattttttttttttatgcatggtGACATGTGAGTCTtggacaatttttattttgttagtattAAGTGAATATCTTGAACTATTTTTCAAGTGGTTACGGGGCTCTTGCCGGCTCTGATAATAGAAATAAGACCTCAACCAGAAGTAACAGGTAAAACAAGAATTTACTTAGACAAACGCACAAACACATGGAAGACAACCAAGATTCCTAATGTCACTTGACAGAGTAGGATGCCTGTGATATGTGttcaataatttatcaaattccaGAAGACAGGGAGAAGACTGTATGCGGAGAGATCTTGATTTTCCTgatgttatattattatagcTGGTAGCATCAAGTACATCTGAGTGGAAAAGGGTTTGGACTTTGGAGAGTTAAAAGTGTTGGGTAATTTTTTAATGGCTTTTTGAAACTCCTACACTACACATCTTGCCTTTTTATAGCTTTTCATTTGAGTTTTAAATGCtcaatattgattaattaatcaagacAATCCTGATCTATGTTAAAAGATTAACTAAAATAGGTGTAACAAATCAGAACTCAGTTAGAACCAAAGCCTCCCGGTTCGAGGAGTTGTCTTTAGCGGTGTTTCTGCCGCACGTTAGATCTTCattctataaattaataaaatattaatttgtttttttaataatttttatattaatttaaaataattataaaaatttactcaattaagtttttatttaatttttatatgtctagaaatataattcatgtattaattatattctaatttttaaaatatattttactaaagtcatatttaattaaatcatcctagtttaatttttgattGTTGGTTCTTAACGTGTGTGGCCCATTAAATTCCTAATATattggtccaaatataaattctaattctaattaaaaaaattaaataatttaatttattaataattcaataattgatgatcaatttatatttaaagatcatgTGCATCATCTAATAATGTGTTATAATccttcaaatattagaaaagtcattggTGGTTttacttaacctttcagtgaccgGTTGCACggtgtaattaattttatttcatcaataatattgtGATTGAAGCATGTCTACCATATTAAATCATATGGTAGACATGCTTAGTGATCTTAATATGGGCATAAAtgatattttcatatgaaattctcatgcgaTTCAGTTCAGTATATATATCTTATGATAAGcatctacatattagttttaggtatcccTTATATCTCAACTTGTGAGAACAACTATTTCTTTCACAAATACAATGAACATAAAATGTATCAGTCTCTACGGCTCTAATAAAAGTCTAGTATTTAAGAAAACATCGATcaagaatattttagaaacaatactttgatgcaataaaaatttcataattataataactttataattttctttgcaaaatatctttgtctcataaattttatctttattccatattcataattaatctaatattatataaatattaaaaataaattaaacttttattaataataaatataatatactCGATAATTTCTCTCCTCACATGTATAATTAAGaaggtaaattaatttattaacatgacCATGACTAGTCTAGAAATTTTATGGTTTTGCCGGAGTAACTAGTTATATACGAGACATGCACAAAAAGGGGAGACAAAACATTACATGATGCCACAATAAAATACCATAATTAGCTGGAAGTCTCTAACTTGATAGATGcaactctttttttaatcattaatatttaatcagtttatatgtattttaattaattttttaagattaaaaaattagtacTCAGATAAGTCTTTCATAACCTTGAAATTTATAGAtgattaaacaattttttttatttacaccttAGATATTCATCCTTGATCAAATTGCAAAAGAATGAATGAGTACACAGCATGTTACAGGACAAATTAATGTTATGAAAGATTTGGTATAAATCACCATGACAAACATGCAACGCAAACTCCCTGGTGTGGGAAACTTGTATGATCATCATGGGTTTATCAGCCCATCCTGCAGAGACAACAGCCTCCTCCTGGGACTATCGACAAATTAAGGCATTGCCATGTGCACAGGCTATCTTCACGTCCTGTCCTGGCAACTTTGCTTCTCACCGTTCACCGTTCACCGTTCACCAAAGAATAAGGCCTCTGAACAAATATACGCATGTAAAAAACGCCTGTATGCTATCAACCTGCCTAAGATTACATTTGTTTAAAGGCATTAATTAAGCCGATATATAAGAGATACGACCTTAAATTTACTCATATAAGAGATACGACTCTGCATTTGTTTGAAAATGGAGCAAAttggtttatatataattaaaaaagaaggaagataaTATAGAGCAAATTAAAGCCTAACAGATTGCTGTGGGATATAGAGtttttttgaaggaaaatactataaaaaactGTGAATCTGAATTAAGTTGGACATGTCCCTTTTCATGGATCGCAACAGCACCTGCATGGGAATGCAGCAGCCACaaatcctttattattattattattattattattatttcacgTGTTGCAATCCTAAGCATATTTCTGTTGATACATTTGCATGTTACCTAGTTAAGATTACACCGTGCCTCTTGGCAATTTGTGCAGATCTTAgacatgaaaattaaatcttaCTAGTTCTAATTAACCTTGAATAAAAGAGTGGATCTAGCAATCctcttacattaaaaaaataaaaagaaacaccaTATATATAGCTTCAAGCCAAGATTGTCAAGCATCGATGGTGTTTGAGgaatattttaatcatattgtatgtatttttttcatgtgttgcGATCGAGAAGGGCATGCAGTGGCAGATGCAGAACAAATTTATTTCTtggttgtaatttgttttttgctctTGTTTTATTTCCTAGCTATGAGTTTTTCTAGCTGgccttttatctttaaataaaatcttcacCTATTGTCATGAAAAAAACaccatttctaaaaaaacttaaagatcATGATGAAACCGAAACCAAAGTTGTTAAATCCGGttcaattcatgatttaatttaaaaatatatggttaTAGGTTGGATATATTCATCAAAATTGACttggattaatttaaaaagatgttgttttagtttttttaaaataaaataatgatattttaattttttttaaaaagctcaAATTGGATTTTGATTGGCCAGCAAAGTCACTaatgattataaatttatttattgatctaTTACCGAGTTTAATAATAGTAGATGAACAGAAGACAGTTACTAAGGTTAAGCCCTACGAATCAAACAATTTTGCTaccaatttcttgtttttttttcttttttagtgtcCCTGTCCTTGTTATGCATTCCTGAAATACCAAGTCCACCAATGAGACAGCTAATCTTTGTCTTAAAATCCCAAGTTATATTTTCCTCTCCTCATTACGAAGACAATGGCGACAATATCGAGAGGGATATCGCTGCATCCAAGGAAAACATTCAAGGACATTA
It encodes the following:
- the LOC7463572 gene encoding tubulin alpha-3 chain — protein: MREIISIHIGQAGIQVGNACWELYCLEHGIQPDGVMPSDASVGVAHDAFNTFFSETGSGKHVPRAIFLDLEPTVIDEVRTGTYRQLFHPEQLISGKEDAANNFARGHYTVGKEIVDLCLDRVRKLADNCTGLQGFLVFSAVGGGTGSGLGSLLLERLSVDYGKKSKLGFTIYPSPQVSTAVVEPYNSVLSTHALLEHTDVTVLLDNEAIYDICRRSLDIERPTYTNLNRLISQIISSLTTSLRFDGAINVDITEFQTNLVPYPRIHFMLSSYAPVISAEKAYHEQLSVPEITNAVFEPASMMAKCDPRHGKYMACCLMYRGDVVPKDVNAAVATIKTKRTVQFVDWCPTGFKCGINYQPPTVVPGGDLAKVQRAVCMISNNTAVAEVFSRIDHKFDLMYSKRAFVHWYVGEGMEEGEFSEAREDLAALEKDYEEVGAEGVDDEEDNEDYE